The proteins below come from a single Megalops cyprinoides isolate fMegCyp1 chromosome 5, fMegCyp1.pri, whole genome shotgun sequence genomic window:
- the LOC118777767 gene encoding vasculin-like, with the protein MAQHDFAPAWLNFPTPPSSAKPSLSCEKPPEAPVHLDNRRDVSRRRHNSSDSFESVNGRAGGGYLRKEKNGWRGRNGSESGSGSARAAFHSGGGSSSRSRPGGQPGGKSKVLHENNVGHNGSGKRDEADRRKQFEAEDFPSLNPDAERELNQNKAVAVGVWEHPPNPKSRTSKMMVIKRIPREEQSTALPSSALAQPVPPKNGTGPSFYKGLVPKPAAVPVKGSRSCSSSPVDKVSQPRLMMRLTRVRTDRKSQFLKALKQDKVDEEDLDDHCKDDEAFHVQNSNLGHGDENRNSFEHSAPRENGNAALVARQQILRSSTFPQPEVLSSSLEAEHRLLKEMGWQEESENDETCAPLTEDEMREFQAISEQLQKNGLRKNGLLKNGLPSDFLGAWRNSTFKSAAETEETETSSSDTSDDEA; encoded by the exons ATGGCGCAGCATGATTTTGCTCCAGCCTGGCTCAATTTTCCCACACCACCGTCATCAGCTAAG CCCTCTCTGAGCTGTGAAAAGCCGCCCGAGGCCCCCGTTCATCTGGATAACCGCCGTGATGTGAGTCGCAGACGCCACAACTCCTCCGACAGCTTCGAGTCTGTCAACGGACGCGCTGGAG GAGGATACCTGAGGAAGGAGAAGAATGGCTGGAGGGGCAGGAACGGGAGCGAGAGCGGGAGCGGGAGCGCCCGGGCGGCCTTCCACAGCGGCGGAGGCAGCAGCTCCCGCTCCAGGCCCGGCGGCCAGCCGGGGGGGAAGAGCAAAGTCCTGCACGAGAACAACGTCGGCCACAACGGCAGCGGCAAGAGGGACGAGGCGGACCGACGCAAGCAGTTTGAGGCTGAAGACTTT CCCTCTCTGAATCCGGATGCTGAAAGGGAGCTTAACCAGAACAAAGCTGTTGCGGTGGGAGTATGGG AGCATCCACCAAATCCCAAATCCAGAACTTCAAAAATGATGGTGATCAAACGCATCCCGAGGGAGGAGCAGTCCACAGCGCTCCCTTCGTCTGCCCTCGCACAGCCGGTCCCCCCGAAGAATGGCACCGGCCCCTCCTTCTACAAGGGCCTGGTCCCCAAGCCGGCTGCTGTCCCTGTCAAG GGGAGCCGCTCGTGCTCCTCGTCCCCTGTGGACAAAGTGAGCCAGCCCCGGCTGATGATGAGGCTGACGCGGGTGCGCACCGACCGCAAGAGCCAGTTCCTCAAGGCTCTGAAGCAGGACAAGGTGGACGAGGAGGACCTCGATGATCACTGCAAG GATGACGAAGCCTTCCATGTGCAGAACAGCAACCTGGGCCATGGGGACGAGAACCGGAATAGCTTTGAGCACTCTGCCCCACGAGAGAACGGCAACGCAGCACTTGTGGCCCGTCAACAGATCCTCCGCTCCTCCACCTTCCCACAGCCAGAGGTGCTGTCTAGTTCCTTGGAGGCGGAGCATAG GCTGCTGAAGGAGATGGGCTggcaggaggagagtgagaacGACGAGACCTGCGCCCCCCTCACGGAGGACGAGATGAGGGAGTTCCAGGCCATCAGTGAACAG cttcagAAAAATGGCCTGAGGAAGAATGGCTTACTGAAGAACGGCCTTCCCAGCGACTTCCTGGGCGCCTGGAGAAACAGCACTTTCAAATCGGCTGCTGAGACCGAGGAGACAGAGACCAGCAGCAGTGACACCTCGGACGACGAGGCCTAA